One Gimesia aquarii DNA segment encodes these proteins:
- the sppA gene encoding signal peptide peptidase SppA, with translation MFLPFMKCRWISFALVLGCSLCLCVPATSAAEEESKPTRENWGHIIIKGAYPEGPQMPGLFGDVTESLSKAMTRLDKAAEDKSLTGVILHLKGTSVGWAKLNELRTAIMKVRKNNKKVYAWIESGMTKDYLIASACDKIVMPESATLILLGLRAEVSFYKNLFDMLDVKPDILRVGEYKSAAEPYTRTEMSEPFRKEMSAILDDYFRQIIEMISKSRGLSAQQVESAINGGPYMAVDAKKLGLIDDTAYEDQLPKLITGANSKTEVRIIKRYAKKRLDNDFSGIAGLIKLMDLFAGIDSTQRVGSGPRIAVIYATGAIMSGSSSQGSLFGANVLGSDTFIKAVHKAAKDEKVKAIVLRVDSPGGSALASDLMWRALEKSGKPVVVSMGDVAASGGYYISMGADRIFAEPGTLTGSIGVVGGKLAIEGLFKKIGITTSVISRGNNSGTFSPMTGFSESERVAVTNLLKSVYKQFTEKAAEGRKMDYAALEKLARGRVYTGSMALKIGLVDQLGTLEEAIEYARELGKIPKDQKFEKLILPRPTSPFEQLFGTADAQSRQTQDLSKMLNLLSPELSEQLKKLDLVNLLSREKTLTLMPFEVRVK, from the coding sequence ATGTTTTTACCTTTTATGAAATGTCGATGGATTTCATTCGCACTCGTTTTGGGATGTAGTCTTTGCCTGTGTGTGCCCGCCACCTCAGCCGCAGAAGAAGAGTCCAAACCAACACGCGAAAATTGGGGGCACATTATCATCAAAGGGGCTTACCCCGAAGGCCCACAAATGCCTGGTTTATTTGGTGATGTCACCGAGTCCCTTTCAAAGGCAATGACTCGGCTGGATAAGGCGGCAGAAGATAAATCTCTGACGGGCGTCATTTTACATTTAAAGGGAACATCAGTTGGTTGGGCCAAGCTGAATGAGCTTCGCACGGCAATCATGAAAGTGCGTAAAAACAACAAAAAAGTATATGCCTGGATCGAATCCGGGATGACCAAGGATTATTTAATTGCCAGCGCCTGCGACAAAATTGTGATGCCGGAGTCTGCAACATTGATCTTGCTCGGTTTGCGAGCCGAAGTCAGCTTCTATAAAAATCTGTTCGATATGTTGGATGTCAAACCAGATATTTTAAGAGTCGGAGAATACAAGTCGGCTGCGGAACCCTATACACGCACAGAAATGAGTGAGCCATTCCGCAAAGAAATGAGTGCAATCCTGGATGATTATTTCCGACAGATTATTGAAATGATTTCCAAATCACGAGGCTTGTCTGCTCAACAAGTCGAGTCTGCCATCAATGGCGGTCCATATATGGCCGTCGATGCCAAAAAACTGGGTTTAATTGATGACACTGCTTATGAAGACCAACTTCCCAAACTGATTACTGGAGCCAATTCCAAAACGGAAGTCAGAATCATTAAACGTTATGCCAAAAAAAGACTCGATAACGATTTCTCAGGGATCGCCGGCTTGATCAAATTGATGGACCTTTTTGCTGGCATTGATTCCACACAACGAGTCGGCTCAGGACCCCGGATTGCAGTTATCTATGCCACGGGGGCAATCATGTCTGGTTCCAGTTCACAGGGAAGTCTGTTTGGTGCGAACGTCCTGGGATCTGATACGTTTATTAAAGCGGTACACAAAGCCGCAAAAGACGAGAAAGTCAAAGCCATCGTTTTGCGTGTTGATAGTCCCGGTGGCAGTGCGCTGGCCAGCGATCTGATGTGGCGTGCCTTGGAAAAATCGGGTAAGCCGGTTGTCGTCAGTATGGGAGATGTTGCCGCCAGTGGAGGATATTATATCTCAATGGGAGCAGACCGCATTTTTGCCGAGCCAGGAACTCTCACCGGTTCCATTGGTGTTGTCGGAGGGAAACTTGCGATTGAAGGGCTCTTTAAAAAAATTGGAATTACCACCAGTGTGATTTCGCGAGGCAACAACAGTGGAACATTCAGCCCGATGACTGGTTTTTCTGAAAGTGAACGTGTTGCCGTGACAAACTTACTCAAATCAGTCTATAAGCAATTTACAGAGAAAGCAGCCGAGGGACGCAAAATGGATTATGCTGCCTTGGAAAAATTAGCCCGTGGTCGTGTTTATACCGGATCAATGGCTTTGAAAATTGGTCTGGTCGATCAATTGGGAACTCTTGAAGAGGCCATCGAATATGCGCGTGAACTCGGTAAAATTCCCAAGGATCAGAAGTTTGAAAAATTAATTCTCCCTCGGCCTACCAGTCCTTTTGAACAACTATTTGGTACCGCTGATGCACAGTCGCGACAGACTCAGGATCTTTCTAAAATGTTGAATCTGCTTTCTCCTGAGCTATCGGAGCAACTGAAAAAACTGGATCTGGTTAATCTGCTTTCACGAGAAAAAACATTGACGTTAATGCCCTTTGAGGTTCGTGTGAAGTAG
- a CDS encoding pyridoxal phosphate-dependent aminotransferase: MSMQLSSTVQKLKPSATIAAAAKAKELKSTGVKVYEFTLGEPDFTTPAHICQAAKEAMDAGQTHYTPAAGTLEVKQAVCDAYQRDYGLSYQPNQVVISNGAKHSIHNVLTALCGPGDEVIIPTPYWVSYSALVELTGATPVMVETTEESGFCMSADQFAQAITPKTKLMMLNNPCNPTGAAYPVETLEALARVAVEKNIAVLSDEIYEKLIYEGSEFRSFASFGPDVAARTIIVSGVSKAYAMTGWRIGWAIASVELTAAMTKLQSQETSNPCSISQAATIAALSGPQESVAEMLAAFTERRKYVLERLRKFPEISFAEPGGAFYAFFNVSAHFNKPLGGGKVVKDSSEFCTALLEEAHVALVTGDAFGAPGYVRLSFATDLKTLEEGLNRIEQFLSPA; this comes from the coding sequence ATGTCGATGCAGCTTTCCTCTACAGTTCAGAAACTAAAGCCCTCTGCCACAATAGCCGCTGCAGCAAAAGCCAAAGAATTAAAAAGTACTGGTGTCAAAGTTTATGAGTTCACATTAGGGGAACCAGACTTCACGACCCCAGCTCATATCTGCCAAGCCGCCAAAGAAGCAATGGATGCCGGTCAGACTCATTACACACCTGCCGCCGGTACACTGGAAGTGAAGCAGGCCGTCTGCGATGCCTATCAACGCGATTACGGTTTGTCGTATCAACCCAATCAAGTTGTAATTTCCAATGGAGCCAAACACTCGATTCATAACGTGTTGACGGCTTTGTGTGGTCCCGGCGATGAAGTCATCATTCCGACCCCCTACTGGGTGAGCTATAGCGCATTGGTTGAATTAACGGGTGCCACGCCTGTTATGGTAGAGACGACCGAGGAAAGCGGATTCTGCATGAGCGCTGATCAGTTCGCACAGGCAATCACTCCCAAAACTAAACTGATGATGCTCAACAACCCCTGTAACCCGACAGGTGCCGCGTATCCCGTTGAAACTCTGGAAGCATTGGCGCGAGTGGCTGTTGAAAAAAATATCGCCGTACTTTCCGATGAGATTTATGAGAAGCTGATTTACGAAGGTTCTGAATTTCGTAGCTTCGCTTCGTTCGGCCCGGATGTGGCAGCCAGAACGATTATCGTCAGTGGGGTCAGTAAAGCTTATGCGATGACGGGCTGGCGTATTGGCTGGGCAATTGCCTCTGTTGAACTAACGGCTGCCATGACAAAGCTGCAAAGTCAGGAAACCTCGAATCCCTGTAGCATCAGCCAGGCAGCTACCATTGCCGCTTTGAGTGGCCCCCAGGAGAGTGTGGCTGAAATGTTGGCCGCCTTTACAGAACGTCGCAAGTATGTCCTTGAACGTTTACGAAAATTTCCTGAAATCAGCTTTGCGGAACCGGGGGGTGCGTTTTATGCCTTTTTCAATGTGAGCGCCCATTTCAACAAACCACTTGGTGGAGGCAAAGTGGTGAAAGACTCCAGCGAATTCTGCACCGCGTTACTGGAAGAAGCGCATGTGGCTCTGGTAACCGGAGATGCCTTTGGCGCGCCGGGATATGTTCGACTCTCTTTTGCGACTGACCTCAAAACTCTGGAAGAAGGTTTGAACCGGATTGAGCAGTTTCTGTCACCCGCTTAA